In Nerophis ophidion isolate RoL-2023_Sa linkage group LG03, RoL_Noph_v1.0, whole genome shotgun sequence, the following are encoded in one genomic region:
- the LOC133549368 gene encoding CD59 glycoprotein-like: protein MVSKARVGETVTAMTPHIQLEEVDDMARRSQLVLLMFAAAAVMIREGDALRCYKCADYTGHCQNVQECTYEDACLSLSERGGKTIRQCIRYTDCDNSRLGQMFPAMSAFTYRCCSSNLCNSSKAVTMATPVTLIIGSLLCILGCWL from the exons ATGGTATCCAAGGCCCGGGTGGGAGAAACTGTCACAGCGATGACACCACATA TCCAGCTGGAAGAAGTCGACGACATGGCACGTCGGAGCCAACTTGTCCTGCTGATGTTCGCGGCCGCTGCTGTGATGATACGTGAAG GGGACGCACTTCGCTGTTACAAGTGCGCCGACTACACGGGCCACTGTCAGAATGTGCAAGAGTGCACGTACGAGGACGCCTGCTTGTCTTTGAGTGAGAGAG gcgGGAAGACCATCCGTCAGTGCATCAGGTACACCGACTGTGACAATTCCCGCCTTGGCCAGATGTTCCCCGCCATGTCGGCCTTCACGTACCGCTGCTGCAGCAGCAACCTGTGCAACTCCAGCAAGGCCGTCACCATGGCGACGCCCGTCACGCTCATTATCGGCTCGCTGCTCTGCATCCTTGGGTGCTGGCTGTGA
- the kcnj11l gene encoding potassium inwardly rectifying channel subfamily J member 11, like isoform X2, with protein MLARKGLLPDGFLLTRLAEDQNQPNRSRSRTQRARFITKAGSCNVAHKNIMEQGRFLQDVFTTMVDLKWQHSFLIFTSVFLCSWMLFAMVWWLLAFAHGDLQHPLHPEGELAPVPCVTAINSFTSAFLFSIEVQVTIGFGGRMVTEECPFAIIVLIIQNILGLIINAVMLGCVFMKTAQANRRAETLIFSRNAVIAPRNGRPTLMFRVGDLRKSMIISATVQLQVIRRTVTAEGEVIPVSQLDIQVENPLRSNGVFLVSPLIISHTLERGSPLYELSAQSLTSADLEVIVILEGVVETTGITMQARTSYIPEEILWGRRFVSIISEEDGRYCVDYSKFGNTVRVRMPSLSAKELDQTRGVQEGAPEVQLQGWGLVRAGRGGFRRGGRACDSAASQPWYAPAEEEAEQGGQKKTVQLEVIGCQTEG; from the exons ATGCTGGCCaggaagggtctcctcccagaCGGGTTCCTGCTCACCCGCCTGGCTGAGGACCAGAACCAGCCTAACCGCAGCCGTTCCAGGACTCAGAGGGCCCGCTTTATCACCAAAGCGGGCTCGTGCAATGTGGCCCACAAGAACATCATGGAGCAG GGTCGCTTCCTACAGGACGTCTTCACCACCATGGTGGATCTCAAGTGGCAGCACTCCTTCCTCATCTTCACCTCGGTCTTCCTCTGCTCCTGGATGCTTTTCGCCATGGTGTGGTGGCTCCTGGCTTTCGCACACGGCGACCTGCAGCATCCCTTGCACCCCGAAGGAGAATTGGCTCCTGTTCCCTGCGTCACCGCCATCAACTCGTTCACCTCGGCGTTCCTCTTCTCCATCGAGGTCCAG GTGACCATCGGTTTTGGCGGCAGAATGGTGACGGAAGAGTGTCCCTTTGCCATTATCGTCTTAATCATCCAGAACATCTTGGGCCTGATCATCAACGCCGTCATGCTGGGCTGCGTCTTCATGAAGACGGCGCAGGCCAACCGCAGGGCGGAGACGCTCATCTTCTCCAGGAATGCTGTCATCGCCCCGCGAAACGGTCGGCCCACGCTCATGTTCCGAGTAGGCGACTTGAGGAAGAGCATGATCATCTCGGCCACCGTCCAGCTGCAG GTCATCAGGCGGACGGTGACGGCAGAGGGCGAGGTGATCCCGGTGAGCCAGCTGGACATCCAAGTGGAGAACCCGCTTAGGAGCAACGGCGTCTTCCTGGTGTCTCCGCTCATCATCAGCCACACGTTGGAAAGAGGAAGCCCTCTCTACGAGCTGTCGGCCCAGTCGTTGACCTCAGCCGACCTCGAAGTCATCGTTATCCTTGAAG GCGTGGTGGAGACGACTGGCATCACCATGCAGGCTCGGACCTCGTACATCCCTGAGGAGATCCTGTGGGGGAGGCGCTTTGTGTCCATCATAAGCGAGGAGGACGGTCGCTACTGCGTCGACTACTCCAAGTTCGGCAACACGGTCCGGGTGCGGATGCCGTCCCTCAGCGCCAAAGAGCTAGACCAGACGCGGGGGGTCCAGGAGGGTGCGCCCGAAGTGCAGCTGCAGGGCTGGGGGCTGGTCCGGGCCGGGCGGGGTGGCTTCCGCAGGGGGGGACGGGCCTGCGACAGTGCCGCCTCGCAGCCCTGGTACGCCCCGGCCGAGGAGGAGGCGGAGCAAGGAGGTCAGAAAAAGACAGTGCAGCTAGAAGTAATCGGATGCCAGACGGAGGGGTGA
- the kcnj11l gene encoding potassium inwardly rectifying channel subfamily J member 11, like isoform X1: protein MLARKGLLPDGFLLTRLAEDQNQPNRSRSRTQRARFITKAGSCNVAHKNIMEQGRFLQDVFTTMVDLKWQHSFLIFTSVFLCSWMLFAMVWWLLAFAHGDLQHPLHPEGELAPVPCVTAINSFTSAFLFSIEVQVTIGFGGRMVTEECPFAIIVLIIQNILGLIINAVMLGCVFMKTAQANRRAETLIFSRNAVIAPRNGRPTLMFRVGDLRKSMIISATVQLQVKATAMRRSWQEVLYPTLCVSTALFLQVIRRTVTAEGEVIPVSQLDIQVENPLRSNGVFLVSPLIISHTLERGSPLYELSAQSLTSADLEVIVILEGVVETTGITMQARTSYIPEEILWGRRFVSIISEEDGRYCVDYSKFGNTVRVRMPSLSAKELDQTRGVQEGAPEVQLQGWGLVRAGRGGFRRGGRACDSAASQPWYAPAEEEAEQGGQKKTVQLEVIGCQTEG from the exons ATGCTGGCCaggaagggtctcctcccagaCGGGTTCCTGCTCACCCGCCTGGCTGAGGACCAGAACCAGCCTAACCGCAGCCGTTCCAGGACTCAGAGGGCCCGCTTTATCACCAAAGCGGGCTCGTGCAATGTGGCCCACAAGAACATCATGGAGCAG GGTCGCTTCCTACAGGACGTCTTCACCACCATGGTGGATCTCAAGTGGCAGCACTCCTTCCTCATCTTCACCTCGGTCTTCCTCTGCTCCTGGATGCTTTTCGCCATGGTGTGGTGGCTCCTGGCTTTCGCACACGGCGACCTGCAGCATCCCTTGCACCCCGAAGGAGAATTGGCTCCTGTTCCCTGCGTCACCGCCATCAACTCGTTCACCTCGGCGTTCCTCTTCTCCATCGAGGTCCAG GTGACCATCGGTTTTGGCGGCAGAATGGTGACGGAAGAGTGTCCCTTTGCCATTATCGTCTTAATCATCCAGAACATCTTGGGCCTGATCATCAACGCCGTCATGCTGGGCTGCGTCTTCATGAAGACGGCGCAGGCCAACCGCAGGGCGGAGACGCTCATCTTCTCCAGGAATGCTGTCATCGCCCCGCGAAACGGTCGGCCCACGCTCATGTTCCGAGTAGGCGACTTGAGGAAGAGCATGATCATCTCGGCCACCGTCCAGCTGCAGGTGAAAGCGACAGCTATGCGCCGCTCATGGCAGGAGGTCTTGTACCCGACGCTGTGTGTTTCCACTGCCTTGTTCCTCCAGGTCATCAGGCGGACGGTGACGGCAGAGGGCGAGGTGATCCCGGTGAGCCAGCTGGACATCCAAGTGGAGAACCCGCTTAGGAGCAACGGCGTCTTCCTGGTGTCTCCGCTCATCATCAGCCACACGTTGGAAAGAGGAAGCCCTCTCTACGAGCTGTCGGCCCAGTCGTTGACCTCAGCCGACCTCGAAGTCATCGTTATCCTTGAAG GCGTGGTGGAGACGACTGGCATCACCATGCAGGCTCGGACCTCGTACATCCCTGAGGAGATCCTGTGGGGGAGGCGCTTTGTGTCCATCATAAGCGAGGAGGACGGTCGCTACTGCGTCGACTACTCCAAGTTCGGCAACACGGTCCGGGTGCGGATGCCGTCCCTCAGCGCCAAAGAGCTAGACCAGACGCGGGGGGTCCAGGAGGGTGCGCCCGAAGTGCAGCTGCAGGGCTGGGGGCTGGTCCGGGCCGGGCGGGGTGGCTTCCGCAGGGGGGGACGGGCCTGCGACAGTGCCGCCTCGCAGCCCTGGTACGCCCCGGCCGAGGAGGAGGCGGAGCAAGGAGGTCAGAAAAAGACAGTGCAGCTAGAAGTAATCGGATGCCAGACGGAGGGGTGA